From one uncultured Bacteroides sp. genomic stretch:
- a CDS encoding ABC transporter permease, which yields MFKHIFKLIWNNRRQNAWLVCGLFVISTCLWYAVDYLYAIGVNQNRSLGFDWHHVYCLNVDVYTPESPKFQADSIHTKAAAGDFNMFMDRLRHNPSVESACVTQMHKHYVWSNRSASLTHDTVTTWSWIRSVTPDYFRVFRVHGADGSSPDKLASEMNLTDIIISERLAKKLFTGQNAVGKMVRNYNGDSVHISAICENQKYNEFTGYQPATYMAINQSADKELEYTDIPWLGVYIRVKPDADNSEFVRTFRKQMRTQLMVGNLYLENMRPMSDYRDEQLKDNRNELYTYLSVAVFFLINVFLAVLGTFWFRTQQRRSELGLRIALGSSAMNMRNLLLGEGFALLTMAFVPAIVVAWNLGFAEMVSVSPVEFTLGRFLAGLAIAYFLLLLTVIVGVWFPAKQALKIQPAEALHEE from the coding sequence ATGTTTAAACACATCTTTAAATTGATATGGAATAATCGACGCCAAAATGCTTGGCTGGTGTGCGGGTTGTTTGTTATTTCTACCTGCTTATGGTATGCGGTAGATTATTTGTATGCTATCGGGGTAAATCAGAACCGGAGTCTTGGCTTTGACTGGCATCATGTTTATTGTCTCAATGTAGATGTTTATACTCCCGAAAGTCCCAAATTTCAGGCGGACAGCATACATACCAAAGCTGCGGCAGGTGATTTTAATATGTTTATGGACCGTTTGAGGCATAACCCCTCGGTTGAGTCGGCTTGTGTTACACAGATGCATAAACACTATGTATGGTCAAATAGAAGTGCTTCATTAACCCACGATACTGTAACAACGTGGAGTTGGATACGATCTGTAACGCCCGATTACTTTCGCGTGTTTCGTGTGCATGGAGCGGATGGTTCATCGCCCGATAAATTAGCTTCTGAAATGAATCTCACAGATATTATTATCAGCGAGAGATTGGCAAAGAAGCTTTTTACCGGACAGAATGCGGTGGGCAAAATGGTTCGGAATTATAATGGAGACAGCGTACACATATCTGCCATTTGTGAAAACCAGAAATACAATGAATTTACGGGATATCAACCGGCCACGTATATGGCCATTAATCAATCGGCAGACAAAGAACTGGAGTATACCGATATACCCTGGCTCGGCGTTTATATTCGTGTAAAGCCGGATGCTGACAATAGTGAATTTGTGCGCACGTTCAGGAAGCAAATGCGCACGCAGTTAATGGTGGGGAACCTTTATCTGGAAAATATGCGTCCGATGTCTGATTATAGAGACGAACAATTGAAAGATAATCGTAATGAGCTGTATACGTATTTATCGGTAGCCGTATTTTTTCTGATCAATGTATTTCTTGCAGTATTGGGCACCTTCTGGTTTCGTACCCAGCAACGTCGGTCGGAACTGGGCTTGCGTATTGCACTGGGTAGTTCGGCGATGAATATGCGAAACTTACTTTTAGGCGAAGGCTTTGCATTGCTTACAATGGCATTTGTACCTGCTATTGTCGTGGCGTGGAATCTTGGTTTTGCCGAGATGGTATCTGTTAGCCCGGTGGAGTTTACTTTAGGGCGTTTTTTGGCCGGGTTGGCCATTGCCTATTTTTTATTGTTGCTTACCGTGATCGTCGGCGTTTGGTTTCCGGCAAAGCAAGCTCTAAAAATTCAGCCCGCTGAGGCATTGCACGAAGAATAA